The DNA region GACCACCAGATGATCTAGGGAAGTTCTTGGACCTCCTGAAAAACACAAATGAGCACATGAGCAGTATAAACACACTGGttaaatgcaaaatatatttGGAGAAGCAAATGAACAGTTCTATCTTATTAGATGGacaagatttgaggacaaatccttttaaaggaggagagAATAATGCGATCTGGATCATCCTCAACTTCAAGGGTTTGAAACTCGTGTCTGCAACAGTAAATTCACTGCCTATGGAGACAACGAATGAGATTAATGGCTTGCACCAAAAAAGAACTCATGGAACAGCCTTGAAGGAGCATGTTAACTTGATCGAAGGAGCAGAATGTTACATGGACTAAGGAGGATCTCCTTACGTGCTACCTAGACCAGAAAGAGAGCAAGGACGTCCTGGGAGTGGTCATTGACGAGCCCAAGAAGATGTTGGCTCACCCAAAGACCTTTCAAGACCAAGAAGTGGAAATATAGACCACCTTGGTTTAGATTTGGTCGGTTTCTTTAAATCAAAATCTATTTCTTATGGGTTTAGAAAACCCAATTCATAAtcctaattggtttataaaagatattacaattataaaaattatacaaaagagtaatttctaaaaaattacaTAGTCTGGTATTCAAATCCAAAATCTGAATGTTTATGTTTCCACGGTTcttaaacatttaaaattactattttCGTTGTTATCTtgtaatttaaagaaaaaacatagaGCCAGTCTTCTAAACAAATTGAGCCCATGCCCAGTCCTCACCTAAAAAAGCCTGCTTACGGTTACATGAAGATTTGTGGTTAACTTTTTTTCTACAATTATTTCacctttttcaaataataaaatttgacgCTTGCATATCATCAACTCAGAAACAGTTCAATAGTATTAGCAAGATTACAAATCTCGACCAAAtagaatatttttctaaaattaattatttggatAACAATTCATAAGACTGGTCATGTTTGGTCCATCGTTGTTCACACGGACGTAACAGGTGATACGGCGAGATTAAAAATGTACTAAACACTCTGGATTCTAAATCTGACACTCAGATAAACTGCACACGTGTAGGGACATAAGGTATTTTACATGGTTTGTCTCTTGGTTCCCAAGATTAGTCGGGTTTTAGGGTCCGGACGACCAAGGTTACCTAAAAATATGTTTGATCCATCGCTACACTGAATTTTATAGTAATACTATTCATTAACGTTAATGGATACAAGGATCCAATCCAAACCAATTGCACGCCCTCGACTTTATTCGTGGTGCTAATGTGACATAATtgacaaaatttatatatgtttcattttcTAACCATTGGATTATATCCTCATTCATTCTCAATTGACAAAATTTATATCCTCAttcattctctatttttttagaaaattcatatttgattcttaaatttcttttttcaaattttttttatgaaatcgttttctccatcactcgatctatcttttgagatctGTGAAACTATAGTTTTGAGATATATGTTAGATGCCCAACATGTTCTAAAGTTGTGTACATTcattagtgtacatgtgtacaataaaGGTTAATGTGTAAAGTTGCATATAGTTGTGTGTATTCGTTagtgtatatgtgtacattcgttagtatacatgtgtacattcgttagtgtacatgtgtacattcgttattgctcaaaaacaaaaaatggtgTTACATGTGAGTGTCTATGCATCGGTGTACAAGTGGACACAATTTGGACCTCAAATTGTAACATCATCTTCCATCACTCcgttagcttcttcttctgcaacCCATACCCACAAATTGTTATGTCTAAGCCACCTTGAATCTCAGCCGTCATCAGCTTTCAATCTGTCACGACTTCCTTTCTTTACGGCCATGTCTCCTCTGTTGGTTCGTCATCTGTCTCCTTCTCGTCGTCGTGTTTACCACATCCTTCTCGTCACTCTTTCAGCGCCTCCTTTTCGTCATCGCCTTCGTCGCTTCCTTTTTTCATCGTCTTCGTCGCTTGCTTCTCGTCGTCACCTCTGTCTCGCCATTTTCATCTCCTCCATCTCGCCGCCTTCGTTGTAAAAGCTCGATGACCAACAATGgccaattttgattttattgcaCATCTGATCCCTAGATATTTTGGATATATTCATTTCTGACCCATATGTTTCTGATTTGCAAATATACCATTTCAAATTGATTTCATACTTTTTAATTGTACATgccatatttttcataattacaaAATAGGTCTTTGAACTTTCTATATGTTTCAATTCGGCTCTTAATTTTCAgggtgtacatgtgtacaaaccCAAATATAATTTGACACATTGTGCACATAGATAAACATGCAACGTAGTACACATGTATACACTTATTTGTGTACAACATTTACATTGTGCACCTCTAGTATTATCACTTTCCATTATATGTACACAAATCAAAATCAATTCTCAATACAAAGACTATCATTTACAAACAAAACTCTCACCCCTGCACACATGTGTACAAGCAAATGATGTACAACCAAATGATGTTTATGTGTACATACAAATATTACTATCATGTACAATGATTCACTTGAATAATTGTGTCTACTTATACACCGATTTATAGACACTCACATGTAAcaccattttttgtttttgagcaataacgaatgtacacatgtacactaacgaatgtacacatgtacactaatgaatgtacacatatacactaacgaatgtacacaactATATACAACTTTACACATTAATCtttattgtacacatgtacactaatgAATGTACACAACTTTAGAACATGTTGGGCATCTAACATATATCTCAAAACTATAGCTTCACagatctcaaaagatagatcgagtgatggagaaaacgatttcataaaaaaaatttgaaaaagaaatttaagaatcaaatatgaattttctaaaaaaatagacAATGAATGAGGAAGAAGACAgaaggagaaaaagaaggaGAGGAGAAATATAATGCAAGTTGGAGAGAAGAAAAACGTGGTGATGATTAGATAAAGAGGAGAGAGATAATGTAAGTTGCAAAATGTGAAACTATTTTGGTCACatgaatttattttgttaactattttttttgttttagttagaAAAAACTACCTCAGTAGTTGAAACTACCTTATAttgtaataaaaacatgaaaactgCCTCTTAGTATTAATAACTCTTTCTCATATCAAGAAAgttttaatcaataaatattcatattagaatataatatatctatctcaacatcatttaaatttaattattctcatataaagtaaataaaatattattttgatttatttaccaaaattgattgtaaataaataagaaatattgttttactccaatttaaatatatacataatagttACTTGTTCTCaattattgaatatatttattatttcataatatttaaataaacataaaataaataataatatataaaacaaatttgtataCATAATGTTTATTCTGCGTATTGCACAGATTTTAACCTAGTAGTAATACTATTCGTTAACGTCAATGTATACGCAAATCCAGTCAAAACCCATTGCACGCACTCGACTTTATTCGTGGTGCTATACTTTTAACAAAATGGCTAGTGAACAAACATCATCTTTTTGTTGACATTTAGGAAACGACTAGGTATATCTTTTACAAATGTggcattattttttttgatgcaGATGAAATGTCAATACCAGCTGTATATGTCattggtaatatatatatatatatgtgtgtgtgtaattTTTAGTGTACGTTtgtaaatatctttaaaacatacTAAACACAAAATAACTTGTACTGAACTACATAACAGACAATTATTTGATACTTGAAGCGCATTGAATTTGACATGAACATatatacaagtttttttttttttgagatggatcaatatataaactttttggTCACCCTTTATACATATTTAAGACGTACAATATTATAAGATAACACTAATAACATAATGTCAGTTTTATATGTATGATAGATCTTTCCTTGCATAATATCAAGAAATTTACAATCAGCAGAACAAAATAAATGAGCCATTCttcaatataataataaaacaaataaatataataatgcAGTGgagaacataaataaataactagTTTACTGTTtgataaatttcattttaataaaaggaaaatatattcAAACAAACAACTAACgcaatgtttttaaaaaattaatgcaATGTACATTATATCAATCActatattcatataaattagTTACTTATGTTCAacgaatattatatatatagatagatcgTATATGACAGATAGGATAGAACCTAAACTACATATACAGAAACTGAAGCTATTGATACATATCAACAATCCCATTTCTTAGATCAACCCATTTCTTAGATCAAGAAACCTTTAACAATTATAACGGTTAATACACTtcacaatatataaaatagcaTATGTATTGGTTCAAAAGCAAAGCATCAAAATCTACAGAATCGAATACATTTTAGCTAGTGATGCAAAGGGTTTGGACCGCTAGGTACTAGCCGTTCCTCATCGTTATACCAAGAACCGGTTTCTTCTCCGGCCAGGCTTTGACTTCTACGTTGACGTTGAGTTCGATCTCTGATCTTGATAAACGGTGTAAAGTCAAAATTACTTGCTAGAATTCTCTTATGACTGATACCAATGCCTGATTTACGCTTGTACGAGGTTGTAAATgcaaaagaaacaagaagaaagacAAACACCACAGAGAGTAGGGAGATGTGGAAGAGGAAACTACACGGCTTAGGGTGTTTCTTCATAGCCTTGTAGAGGAACTTGTGATGAAGAAAGATGAGAAGCAAGAGCGCTcatggagaaagagagagaaagagagaggtaGATAAGATAAATGGTTACAGAAAAAGGATATGAGATTTATGGATTTAAAaaagtgttttatttttgttactcTCCAAGAAATTACAGCTTGGATCGAGTTTTATATAAGTTAGGAGAATAAAGTAcatgataatttaatttttaaagtaatGATATGAGTAATAGTTGGCATGAACGTGTGGGATTTGTGTATGTGATTTGTGAAAAAATTGTATGAAAATGAGTGaaataaaagagtaaaaagGTTACTTTACGTTCAAGGAAGAATGGGAGGCGGAGTGGTGCCATTAAAAACGCTAAATTGTCaaagttttgaatttattaCATTGTACTTTAGTATGGTATGACCTAGTTTTTTGAAGGCTGGGCACGTTTTTTAACTTTACATctttaattcatatatttacatattcgTTATAATTTCGATATATGGGTTCGAATTAAGCCAAAAAGCAGTTTATAGTGAGATTCGAGTTAATTGAACTGTATAAATAAGCCTTGATCATTTTAGTGATAAACACTCGTTTTTATCAACTATACATATCTTAATgctttaacaaacaaaaaacttttttttgaacgaccacaaaaaataaactatatatagcTAGCACTAACAGTATATGGTAATTAGCACTAATGAGATCTATATTAAGCGTGATTGAAACTACGAAATTTCTTTCTCACTTGAAATCCTTTCAGTTTCTCTCTCATTGTATATCTCTTTGTGAATCACTTGCCATCATCCTTGGATGAACTACCAATGCAATAGTATGGACTGGTCTTGCTGGTATCATTGAAATCTATGGATATTCGtgttaatgtaagataagcaagctatgctatgtagaacacacagtagtacagggttattcaaatccaagaaatacgactatatttattcttttaaaagttcTTACAACTTCTTATTAAAAGCAATAattcaaacaagctcaagacaaacctcgacttgtttgctagtcaactcgttcagagatctaagacagactttgaaccacctaagctcttaacccctagatgctttgcttctccttcttaggacgtacaaaactctctattgctaaaagctctccctgtgtgttaacCCTTAACACAGTGCCACGGCTTCcttatatatctttgaggaaaccctagatctaatctaactacccaatggaaactttccatttcttttacttcagcgaataagccaatcttcctttttctctttagatcgattgcttcttcttcaagtcttcctttaatgtccctcttcattaaatcttcttttaatgcatcggtcttgatacgtgcttctcacgaaccgcctctctgatgtagtagttcatgtcacacttcatgaactacttcagctctgctacagcatcgtcttcccatacaccttcaatctccccctttttaattCGTCGTCTCACAAGTACCTGAGATAGAAGACAAGAACAAACCACACACAACAACACAAGTATATATGTCTAAATGTTAATTCAACCAACTCAAGACAAttaagaacatacttatattatcctAAAAACGGGTTCAAGCAAATTAATacataatatcaaaagataGCATATACAAATGCTCCCCCATAATCTTAGCCAgtctgaaaacatggataacaaggAATTGCAACAAGTGGTGCAATTGAAATAACATAgacataaaaaacaaataacacagaaaacaaataacacagctcccccacaatcttggtcttcttagtcttcttcttctccccctgcttgtgagcacacggattaaaaacaCCAAGTAAAATAAATCACATATTCATAGAGAGAAATACTAACCTGCTACAGCGCTCTGAAGATCCTGAACTATCTCAGCTAGCGCCTGAAGAGCTCGTGTTGTGTCCTGTAAGGCCACTTGCAAATCAACACGGTTAAGTGGTCCTTGAGGAATGGCAACTGATCCAAGCTCATAGACAGATACGCGTCGTGGTGCAGTCCTGGAGCTTGGTGTAGCAGTTCGTGGAGCAGGGCTCGGAGCAGGAGATGACTGACGTGTTGTCCTGGTAGAGCTTCTCTTTGGTTCAC from Raphanus sativus cultivar WK10039 chromosome 8, ASM80110v3, whole genome shotgun sequence includes:
- the LOC108821365 gene encoding CLAVATA3/ESR (CLE)-related protein 11 — protein: MKKHPKPCSFLFHISLLSVVFVFLLVSFAFTTSYKRKSGIGISHKRILASNFDFTPFIKIRDRTQRQRRSQSLAGEETGSWYNDEERLVPSGPNPLHH